A section of the Echeneis naucrates chromosome 12, fEcheNa1.1, whole genome shotgun sequence genome encodes:
- the LOC115052218 gene encoding protein FAM222A-like: MLACIQRRQNLSSQRLACTTKSLDVPQPQLLLPVPPLQLCTHKGEPASMISRYPSPAELDAFAHKTANSPLSIKIFPSDVRVPQHKQLNKTVNGLDTTGHRYSPYSHPYSGGYQGLLAIVKASVVVKGVVKNSEGRRTKHANSQASVAPYNNPLNNGYTVTHGHKAYHISACKLPDVPNETLCSSAGMASRDQSLAPQSELAEVQSLMRQMSRVPHSQSLQLGGEARASPSLQAVAAVAHSDSDFILGVPPQSSLALTGAVLPTQSADMAKAGYLEKGDYTVWQHKHQMQQQQQQQYQPVAVRMYSVSNSAQGHRAAEAGVGQSPETCLPLACSSQLSYRPHPPSMGAGQERVNSSSLNCAAMSGDFSVGQYFAPLWENVVATPNSDCYSSQVLATGTCAARPRDLGLSHPHLHPHRHQHHHHHHPQRHQPQLHPPLPPHSQAYSKDQNLCCGLPSSSLCHAAVLSSSLQSLECLISEIQPPCIKERMLGRGYEAMGMPQLLEHHQQTHIQLPVYR; this comes from the exons ATGCTGGCCTGTATCCAGAGACGGCAGAACCTCTCATCGCAGCGTCTGGCCTGCACAACCAAAAGCCTTGATGTTCCACAACCGCAGTTACTGCTGCCAGTACCACCACTGCAGCTCTGCACCCACAAAG GCGAGCCAGCCTCCATGATTTCTCGGTACCCTTCTCCTGCCGAGTTGGATGCGTTTGCCCACAAGACTGCCAACAGCCCACTGTCCATCAAAATCTTTCCGTCTGACGTCCGGGTGCCTCAGCATAAACAGCTCAACAAAACAGTCAACGGCTTGGACACCACAGGTCACCGCTATAGCCCGTACTCACACCCGTACTCAGGAGGATATCAGGGCTTGTTGGCCATTGTTAAAGCCTCTGTGGTAGTCAAAGGTGTGGTGAAAAACTCAGAAGGCAGGAGGActaaacatgcaaactcccagGCTTCTGTGGCACCATATAATAATCCTCTGAATAATGGCTACACTGTCACACACGGGCACAAGGCCTATCATATAAGCGCTTGTAAGCTGCCTGATGTGCCCAATGAGACGCTTTGTTCTAGTGCAGGGATGGCCTCCAGAGATCAGAGCCTGGCCCCCCAGTCTGAGCTGGCAGAGGTACAAAGCCTGATGAGGCAGATGAGCAGAGTCCCCCACAGCCAGAGCCTGCAGCTGGGGGGAGAGGCCCGGGCCAGCCCGTCTCTGCAGGCTGTGGCTGCGGTGGCACATTCAGACTCAGACTTCATCCTGGGGGTGCCGCCCCAGAGCAGTCTGGCACTCACAGGGGCAGTGCTACCGACACAGAGTGCAGACATGGCCAAAGCTGGTTACTTAGAGAAAGGAGACTACACGGTGTGGCAGCACAAAcatcaaatgcagcagcagcagcagcagcagtatcaGCCGGTAGCAGTGAGGATGTACAGTGTGAGTAACAGTGCTCAGggccacagagcagcagaggccGGGGTTGGCCAGTCTCCTGAAACCTGCCTCCCTTTGGCATGCTCCTCACAGCTGTCATACAGGCCACATCCACCCAGCATGGGTGCCGGGCAGGAGCGAGTCAACAGCTCGTCTCTGAACTGTGCCGCCATGTCAGGGGACTTCTCTGTGGGCCAGTACTTTGCTCCTCTCTGGGAGAATGTCGTGGCCACCCCGAACAGCGACTGTTACTCTTCTCAGGTGCTGGCAACGGGTACATGTGCAGCCAGACCTAGAGACCTGGGGCTCTCTCACCCCCATCTCCACCCACATCGCcatcaacaccaccaccaccaccaccctcagcGTCACCAGCCACAGCTCcaccctcctctgcctcctcatAGCCAGGCCTACAGCAAAGACCAAAACCTCTGTTGTGGGCTGCCCAGTTCTAGCCTGTGCCACGCTGCCGTACTTAGCAGCAGCCTCCAGTCTCTGGAGTGCCTCATCAGTGAGATCCAACCTCCCTGCATCAAAGAGCGCATGCTGGGCCGTGGGTATGAAGCCATGGGGATGCCTCAGCTGCTGGAGCACCACCAGCAAACCCACATCCAACTCCCCGTCTACAGATAA
- the LOC115052228 gene encoding glycolipid transfer protein-like yields MSLLLDNQFRELPADKSVDTKLFLETVSHIPLFFDCLGSKVFSVIKSDINGNITKIRAVYLQDPVKYVTLQHILEAEREVHGAEWPKVGATLALMWLKRGLRFIQILLQSLVDGDRDENNPNLIRVNVTKAYEQALKKYHGWIVQKIFHAALLAAPYRSNFLKALSKGEEVKEEECLANVHQFLVNYTATIDAIYEMFINLNAELDYTV; encoded by the exons atgtctctgctgctggacaACCAGTTCCGGGAGCTTCCCGCGGACAAGTCGGTAGACACAAAGTTATTCTTGGAGACCGTTTCTCACATCCCTTTATTTTTTG acTGCTTGGGATCTAAAGTGTTTTCAGTCATCAAATCCGACATCAACGGCAATATAACG AAAATTAGAGCAGTGTATCTCCAGGATCCTGTAAAATACGTCACCCTGCAACACATcctggaggcagagagggaggtcCATGGAGCAGAGTGGCCTAAAGTTGGAGCCACATTAGCTCTGATGTGGCTGAAAAG GGGTCTCCGTTTCATCCAGATCCTCCTGCAGAGTTTGGTAGACggagacagagatgaaaacaaCCCCAACCTAATCCGTGTCAATGTCACCAAAGCCTACGAACAGGCTCTGAAGAAATACCACGGCTGGATTGTGCAAAAGATTTTCCAT GCAGCGCTACTGGCAGCACCCTACAGATCAAACTTCCTGAAGGCGCTGTCGAAgggagaggaagtgaaagaggAGGAGTGTCTCGCAAATGTGCATCAGTTCCTGGTTAATTACACAGCCACTATAGATGCCATCTATGAGATGTTCATCAATCTAAATGCAGAGCTGGACTACACTGTTTGA